The Oryctolagus cuniculus chromosome 5, mOryCun1.1, whole genome shotgun sequence genome includes a region encoding these proteins:
- the EHMT2 gene encoding histone-lysine N-methyltransferase EHMT2 isoform X3: protein MRGLPRGRGLMRARGRGRAAPPGSRGRGRGAPHRGRGRPRSLLSLPRAQASWAPQLSPRLTSPPPVPCLPSQGEAPAEMGALLLDQEPRGATERVHGSLGDTPRSEETVPKASPDSLEPAGPSSPASVTVTVGDEGADTPVGATPLLGDEPESLEGDGDLPGGRVLLGHATKSFPSSPSKGGACASRAKMSMTGAGKSPPSVQSLAMRLLSMPGAQGAAAAGPEPSPATTSPEGQPKVHRARKTMAKPGNGQPPVPEKRPPEVQHFRMSDDVHSLGKVTSDVAKRRKLNSGGGLSEVEALAEQLSEEEEEEEEEEEEEEEEEEEEEEEEEDEESGNQSDRSGSSGRRKAKKKWRKDSPWVKPTRKRRKREPPRAKEPRGVNGVGSSGPSEYMEVPLGSLELPSEGTLSPNHAGVSNDTSSLETERGFEELPLCSCRMEAPKIDRISERAGHKCMATESVDGELSGCNAAILKRETMRPSSRVALMVLCETHRARMVKHHCCPGCGYFCTAGTFLECHPDFRVAHRFHKACVSQLNGMVFCPHCGEDASEAQEVTIPRGDGVTSPAGTAVPVPPTLAQDAPGRADTSQPSARMRGHGEPRRPPCDPLADTIDSSGPSLTLPNGGCLSAVGLPPGPGREALEKALVIQESERRKKLRFHPRQLYLSVKQGELQKVILMLLDNLDPNFQSDQQSKRTPLHAAAQKGSVEICHVLLQAGANINAVDKQQRTPLMEAVVNNHLELARYMVQRGGCVYSKEEDGSTCLHHAAKIGNLEMVSLLLSTGQVDVNAQDSGGWTPIIWAAEHKHIEVIRMLLTRGADVTLTDNEENICLHWASFTGSAAIAEVLLNARCDLHAVNYHGDTPLHIAARESYHDCVLLFLSRGANPELRNKEGDTAWDLTPERSDVWFALQLNRKLRLGVGNRAIRTEKIICRDVARGYENVPIPCVNGVDGEPCPEDYKYISENCETSTMNIDRNITHLQHCTCVDDCSSSNCLCGQLSIRCWYDKDGRLLQEFNKIEPPLIFECNQACSCWRNCKNRVVQSGIKVRLQLYRTAKMGWGVRALQTIPQGTFICEYVGELISDAEADVREDDSYLFDLDNKDGEVYCIDARYYGNISRFINHLCDPNIIPVRVFMLHQDLRFPRIAFFSSRDIRTGEELGFDYGDRFWDIKSKYFTCQCGSEKCKHSAEAIALEQSRLARMDPHPELLPELGSLPPVNT from the exons ATGCGGGGTCTACCGAGAGGGAGGGGGTTGATGCGGGCCCGGGGGAGGGGTCGTGCGGCCCCTCCCGGCAGCCGAGGCCGAGGAAGAGGGGCGCCCCATAGAGGGAGAGGTAGGCCCCGgagcctcctctctctgcccagggcccaggcttcCTGGGCCCCCCAGCTCTCTCCCAGACTGACCAGCCCACCCCCTGTCCCTTGTCTCCCCTCCCAGGGGGAGGCCCCCGCTGAGATGGGGGCGCTGCTGCTGGACCAGGAGCCGCGAGGAGCCACCGAGAGAG TTCacggctccctgggagacactccTCGTAGCGAGGAGACCGTGCCCAAGGCCAGTCCCGActccctggagcctgctggcccctcctctccgGCCTCTGTCACTGTCACCGTGGGCGATGAGGGGGCTGACACCCCTGTAGGGGCTACACCTCTCCTTGGGGACGAACCTGAGAGCCTGGAGGGAGATGGGGACCTGCCTGGGGGCCGAGTCCTGCTGG GCCATGCCACAAAGTCGTTCCCCTCGTCTCCCAGCAAAGGGGGTGCCTGTGCGAGCCGTGCCAAGATGTCCATGACAGGGGCGGGGAAGTCCCCCCCATCTGTGCAGAGCTTGGCTATGAGGCTGCTGAGTATGCCGGGGGCCCAGGGAGCTGCAGCAGCGGGACCTGAGCCCTCTCCAGCCACCACCAGCCCAGAGGGGCAGCCCAAGGTCCACCGAGCCCGGAAAACCATGGCCAAACCAGGAAATGGACAG CCCCCTGTCCCGGAGAAGCGGCCTCCTGAAGTGCAGCACTTCCGCATGAGTGATGATGTCCACTCGCTGGGGAAGGTGACCTCCG ATGTGGCCAAAAGGAGAAAGCTGAACTCAGGAGGTGGCCTG TCTGAAGTGGAAGCTCTGGCAGAACAACTgagtgaagaggaggaagaagaggaggaggaggaagaagaggaggaagaggaggaggaagaagaggaggaagaggaggaagatgaggagtCAGGCAATCAGTCAGATAGG AGCGGTTCCAGCGGCCGGCGCAAAGCCAAGAAGAAATGGCGGAAGGACAGCCCATGGGTGAAGCCGACTCGGAAGCGACGGAAGCGGGAGCCTCCGCGGGCCAAGGAGCCTCGAG gAGTGAATGGTGTGGGCTCCTCAGGCCCCAGTGAGTACATGGAGGTCCCTCTGGGGTCCCTGGAGCTGCCCAGCGAGGGGACCCTCTCCCCCAACCACGCTG GGGTGTCCAATGACACATCTTCGCTGGAGACCGAGCGGGGCTTTGAGgagctgcctctctgtagctgccGCATGGAGGCGCCCAAGATCGACCGCATCAGCGAGAGAGCGGGGCACAAGTGCATGGCCACTGAGAGTGTGGACGGCGAG CTGTCGGGCTGCAACGCCGCCATCCTCAAGCGGGAGACCATGAGGCCGTCCAGCCGCGTGGCGCTCATGGTGCTCTGCGAGACCCACCGCGCCCGCATGGTCAAGCACCACTGCTGCCCAGGCTGCGGCTACTTCTGCACCGCG GGCACCTTCCTAGAGTGCCACCCGGACTTCCGCGTGGCCCACCGCTTCCACAAGGCCTGTGTGTCCCAGCTGAACGGGATGGTCTTCTGTCCCCACTGTGGGGAAGACGCTTCTGAGGCCCAGGAGGTGACCATCCCCCGGGGGGATGGGGTGACCTCcccagctggcactgcagttcCCGTGCCCCCAACCCTGGCCCAGGATGCCCCTGGGAGAGCAGACACGTCCCAGCCCAG CGCCCGGATGCGTGGGCATGGGGAGCCACGGCGCCCACCCTGCGACCCCCTCGCTGACACCATTGACAGTTCCGGCCCCTCTCTGACCCTGCCCAATGGAGGCTGCCTCTCAGCTGTGGGGctgccaccagggccaggccgggAGGCCCTGGAAAAGGCCCTGGTCATCCAGGAGTCAGAGAG GAGAAAGAAGCTCCGGTTCCACCCCCGGCAGCTGTACCTGTCGGTGAAGCAGGGGGAGCTGCAGAAGGTGATCCTGATGCTGC TGGACAACCTGGACCCCAACTTCCAGAGCGACCAGCAGAGCAAGCGCACGCCCCTGCACGCGGCCGCCCAGAAGGGCTCCGTGGAGATCTGCCACGTGCTGCTGCag GCTGGAGCCAACATCAACGCGGTGGACAAGCAGCAGCGGACACCCCTGATGGAGGCTGTGGTGAACAACCACCTGGAGCTGGCGCGCTACATGGTGCAGCGAGGCGGCTGTGTCTACAGCAAG GAGGAGGATGGCTCCACCTGCCTCCACCATGCAGCCAAAATTGGGAACCTGGAGATGGTCAGTCTGCTGCTCAGCACGGGACAGGTGGACGTCAATGCCCAG GACAGCGGAGGGTGGACGCCCATCATCTGGGCTGCGGAGCACAAGCACATCGAGGTGATCCGCATGCTGCTGACACGGGGTGCCGACGTCACCCTCACTGACAAC GAGGAAAACATCTGCTTGCACTGGGCCTCCTTCACCGGCAGCGCTGCCATCGCTGAGGTCCTCCTGAACGCCCGCTGTGACCTGCACGCCGTGAACTACCACGGGGACACGCCCCTGCACATCGCTGCCAGGGAGAGCTACCACGACTGTGTGCT CCTGTTCCTGTCGCGCGGCGCCAACCCCGAGCTGCGCAACAAGGAGGGGGACACCGCGTGGGATCTGACCCCGGAGCGCTCCGACGTGTGGTTCGCGCTGCAGCTCAACCGCAAGCTCCGGCTCGGGGTGGGCAATCGCGCCATCCGCACGGAGAAGATCATCTGCCG GGATGTGGCTCGAGGCTATGAGAACGTGCCTATTCCCTGTGTCAACGGCGTGGACGGGGAGCCCTGCCCTGAGGATTACAAGTACATCTCAGAGAACTGCGAGACGTCCACCATGAACATCGACCGCAACATCACGCACCTGCAG cactgcaCGTGTGTGGACGACTGCTCCAGCTCCAACTGCCTGTGCGGCCAGCTCAGCATACGATGCTGGTATGATAAG GATGGGCGGCTGCTCCAGGAATTTAACAAGATCGAGCCCCCCCTGATTTTCGAGTGTAACCAGGCATGCTCCTGCTGGAGAAACTGCAAGAACCGGGTGGTGCAGAGCGGCATCAA gGTGCGACTGCAGCTCTACCGGACAGCCAAGATGGGCTGGGGGGTCCGCGCCCTGCAGACCATCCCCCAGGGCACCTTCATCTGCGA GTACGTTGGGGAGCTGATCTCCGACGCTGAGGCCGACGTGAGAGAAGATGACTCTTATCTCTTCGACTTAGACAACAAG GATGGAGAGGTCTACTGCATTGATGCCCGTTACTATGGCAACATCAGCCGCTTCATCAACCACCTGTGCGACCCCAACATCATCCCCGTCCGAGTCTTCATGCTCCACCAGGACCTGCGATTCCCACGCATCGCCTTCTTCAGCTCCCGCGACATCCGGACCGGAGAGGAGCTGGG ATTTGACTATGGTGACCGCTTCTGGGACATCAAAAGCAAATATTTCACGTGCCAGTGTGGCTCTGAGAAGTGCAAGCACTCAGCCGAGGCCATCGCCCTGGAGCAGAGCCGCCTGGCCCGGATGGATCCTCACCCCGAGCTCCTGCCTGAGCTCGGCTCCCTGCCCCCTGTCAACACCtga
- the EHMT2 gene encoding histone-lysine N-methyltransferase EHMT2 isoform X4, which produces MRGLPRGRGLMRARGRGRAAPPGSRGRGRGAPHRGRGRPRSLLSLPRAQASWAPQLSPRLTSPPPVPCLPSQGEAPAEMGALLLDQEPRGATERVHGSLGDTPRSEETVPKASPDSLEPAGPSSPASVTVTVGDEGADTPVGATPLLGDEPESLEGDGDLPGGRVLLGHATKSFPSSPSKGGACASRAKMSMTGAGKSPPSVQSLAMRLLSMPGAQGAAAAGPEPSPATTSPEGQPKVHRARKTMAKPGNGQSEVEALAEQLSEEEEEEEEEEEEEEEEEEEEEEEEEDEESGNQSDRSGSSGRRKAKKKWRKDSPWVKPTRKRRKREPPRAKEPRGVNGVGSSGPSEYMEVPLGSLELPSEGTLSPNHAGVSNDTSSLETERGFEELPLCSCRMEAPKIDRISERAGHKCMATESVDGELSGCNAAILKRETMRPSSRVALMVLCETHRARMVKHHCCPGCGYFCTAGTFLECHPDFRVAHRFHKACVSQLNGMVFCPHCGEDASEAQEVTIPRGDGVTSPAGTAVPVPPTLAQDAPGRADTSQPSARMRGHGEPRRPPCDPLADTIDSSGPSLTLPNGGCLSAVGLPPGPGREALEKALVIQESERRKKLRFHPRQLYLSVKQGELQKVILMLLDNLDPNFQSDQQSKRTPLHAAAQKGSVEICHVLLQAGANINAVDKQQRTPLMEAVVNNHLELARYMVQRGGCVYSKEEDGSTCLHHAAKIGNLEMVSLLLSTGQVDVNAQDSGGWTPIIWAAEHKHIEVIRMLLTRGADVTLTDNEENICLHWASFTGSAAIAEVLLNARCDLHAVNYHGDTPLHIAARESYHDCVLLFLSRGANPELRNKEGDTAWDLTPERSDVWFALQLNRKLRLGVGNRAIRTEKIICRDVARGYENVPIPCVNGVDGEPCPEDYKYISENCETSTMNIDRNITHLQHCTCVDDCSSSNCLCGQLSIRCWYDKDGRLLQEFNKIEPPLIFECNQACSCWRNCKNRVVQSGIKVRLQLYRTAKMGWGVRALQTIPQGTFICEYVGELISDAEADVREDDSYLFDLDNKDGEVYCIDARYYGNISRFINHLCDPNIIPVRVFMLHQDLRFPRIAFFSSRDIRTGEELGFDYGDRFWDIKSKYFTCQCGSEKCKHSAEAIALEQSRLARMDPHPELLPELGSLPPVNT; this is translated from the exons ATGCGGGGTCTACCGAGAGGGAGGGGGTTGATGCGGGCCCGGGGGAGGGGTCGTGCGGCCCCTCCCGGCAGCCGAGGCCGAGGAAGAGGGGCGCCCCATAGAGGGAGAGGTAGGCCCCGgagcctcctctctctgcccagggcccaggcttcCTGGGCCCCCCAGCTCTCTCCCAGACTGACCAGCCCACCCCCTGTCCCTTGTCTCCCCTCCCAGGGGGAGGCCCCCGCTGAGATGGGGGCGCTGCTGCTGGACCAGGAGCCGCGAGGAGCCACCGAGAGAG TTCacggctccctgggagacactccTCGTAGCGAGGAGACCGTGCCCAAGGCCAGTCCCGActccctggagcctgctggcccctcctctccgGCCTCTGTCACTGTCACCGTGGGCGATGAGGGGGCTGACACCCCTGTAGGGGCTACACCTCTCCTTGGGGACGAACCTGAGAGCCTGGAGGGAGATGGGGACCTGCCTGGGGGCCGAGTCCTGCTGG GCCATGCCACAAAGTCGTTCCCCTCGTCTCCCAGCAAAGGGGGTGCCTGTGCGAGCCGTGCCAAGATGTCCATGACAGGGGCGGGGAAGTCCCCCCCATCTGTGCAGAGCTTGGCTATGAGGCTGCTGAGTATGCCGGGGGCCCAGGGAGCTGCAGCAGCGGGACCTGAGCCCTCTCCAGCCACCACCAGCCCAGAGGGGCAGCCCAAGGTCCACCGAGCCCGGAAAACCATGGCCAAACCAGGAAATGGACAG TCTGAAGTGGAAGCTCTGGCAGAACAACTgagtgaagaggaggaagaagaggaggaggaggaagaagaggaggaagaggaggaggaagaagaggaggaagaggaggaagatgaggagtCAGGCAATCAGTCAGATAGG AGCGGTTCCAGCGGCCGGCGCAAAGCCAAGAAGAAATGGCGGAAGGACAGCCCATGGGTGAAGCCGACTCGGAAGCGACGGAAGCGGGAGCCTCCGCGGGCCAAGGAGCCTCGAG gAGTGAATGGTGTGGGCTCCTCAGGCCCCAGTGAGTACATGGAGGTCCCTCTGGGGTCCCTGGAGCTGCCCAGCGAGGGGACCCTCTCCCCCAACCACGCTG GGGTGTCCAATGACACATCTTCGCTGGAGACCGAGCGGGGCTTTGAGgagctgcctctctgtagctgccGCATGGAGGCGCCCAAGATCGACCGCATCAGCGAGAGAGCGGGGCACAAGTGCATGGCCACTGAGAGTGTGGACGGCGAG CTGTCGGGCTGCAACGCCGCCATCCTCAAGCGGGAGACCATGAGGCCGTCCAGCCGCGTGGCGCTCATGGTGCTCTGCGAGACCCACCGCGCCCGCATGGTCAAGCACCACTGCTGCCCAGGCTGCGGCTACTTCTGCACCGCG GGCACCTTCCTAGAGTGCCACCCGGACTTCCGCGTGGCCCACCGCTTCCACAAGGCCTGTGTGTCCCAGCTGAACGGGATGGTCTTCTGTCCCCACTGTGGGGAAGACGCTTCTGAGGCCCAGGAGGTGACCATCCCCCGGGGGGATGGGGTGACCTCcccagctggcactgcagttcCCGTGCCCCCAACCCTGGCCCAGGATGCCCCTGGGAGAGCAGACACGTCCCAGCCCAG CGCCCGGATGCGTGGGCATGGGGAGCCACGGCGCCCACCCTGCGACCCCCTCGCTGACACCATTGACAGTTCCGGCCCCTCTCTGACCCTGCCCAATGGAGGCTGCCTCTCAGCTGTGGGGctgccaccagggccaggccgggAGGCCCTGGAAAAGGCCCTGGTCATCCAGGAGTCAGAGAG GAGAAAGAAGCTCCGGTTCCACCCCCGGCAGCTGTACCTGTCGGTGAAGCAGGGGGAGCTGCAGAAGGTGATCCTGATGCTGC TGGACAACCTGGACCCCAACTTCCAGAGCGACCAGCAGAGCAAGCGCACGCCCCTGCACGCGGCCGCCCAGAAGGGCTCCGTGGAGATCTGCCACGTGCTGCTGCag GCTGGAGCCAACATCAACGCGGTGGACAAGCAGCAGCGGACACCCCTGATGGAGGCTGTGGTGAACAACCACCTGGAGCTGGCGCGCTACATGGTGCAGCGAGGCGGCTGTGTCTACAGCAAG GAGGAGGATGGCTCCACCTGCCTCCACCATGCAGCCAAAATTGGGAACCTGGAGATGGTCAGTCTGCTGCTCAGCACGGGACAGGTGGACGTCAATGCCCAG GACAGCGGAGGGTGGACGCCCATCATCTGGGCTGCGGAGCACAAGCACATCGAGGTGATCCGCATGCTGCTGACACGGGGTGCCGACGTCACCCTCACTGACAAC GAGGAAAACATCTGCTTGCACTGGGCCTCCTTCACCGGCAGCGCTGCCATCGCTGAGGTCCTCCTGAACGCCCGCTGTGACCTGCACGCCGTGAACTACCACGGGGACACGCCCCTGCACATCGCTGCCAGGGAGAGCTACCACGACTGTGTGCT CCTGTTCCTGTCGCGCGGCGCCAACCCCGAGCTGCGCAACAAGGAGGGGGACACCGCGTGGGATCTGACCCCGGAGCGCTCCGACGTGTGGTTCGCGCTGCAGCTCAACCGCAAGCTCCGGCTCGGGGTGGGCAATCGCGCCATCCGCACGGAGAAGATCATCTGCCG GGATGTGGCTCGAGGCTATGAGAACGTGCCTATTCCCTGTGTCAACGGCGTGGACGGGGAGCCCTGCCCTGAGGATTACAAGTACATCTCAGAGAACTGCGAGACGTCCACCATGAACATCGACCGCAACATCACGCACCTGCAG cactgcaCGTGTGTGGACGACTGCTCCAGCTCCAACTGCCTGTGCGGCCAGCTCAGCATACGATGCTGGTATGATAAG GATGGGCGGCTGCTCCAGGAATTTAACAAGATCGAGCCCCCCCTGATTTTCGAGTGTAACCAGGCATGCTCCTGCTGGAGAAACTGCAAGAACCGGGTGGTGCAGAGCGGCATCAA gGTGCGACTGCAGCTCTACCGGACAGCCAAGATGGGCTGGGGGGTCCGCGCCCTGCAGACCATCCCCCAGGGCACCTTCATCTGCGA GTACGTTGGGGAGCTGATCTCCGACGCTGAGGCCGACGTGAGAGAAGATGACTCTTATCTCTTCGACTTAGACAACAAG GATGGAGAGGTCTACTGCATTGATGCCCGTTACTATGGCAACATCAGCCGCTTCATCAACCACCTGTGCGACCCCAACATCATCCCCGTCCGAGTCTTCATGCTCCACCAGGACCTGCGATTCCCACGCATCGCCTTCTTCAGCTCCCGCGACATCCGGACCGGAGAGGAGCTGGG ATTTGACTATGGTGACCGCTTCTGGGACATCAAAAGCAAATATTTCACGTGCCAGTGTGGCTCTGAGAAGTGCAAGCACTCAGCCGAGGCCATCGCCCTGGAGCAGAGCCGCCTGGCCCGGATGGATCCTCACCCCGAGCTCCTGCCTGAGCTCGGCTCCCTGCCCCCTGTCAACACCtga
- the EHMT2 gene encoding histone-lysine N-methyltransferase EHMT2 isoform X7 — MGALLLDQEPRGATERVHGSLGDTPRSEETVPKASPDSLEPAGPSSPASVTVTVGDEGADTPVGATPLLGDEPESLEGDGDLPGGRVLLGHATKSFPSSPSKGGACASRAKMSMTGAGKSPPSVQSLAMRLLSMPGAQGAAAAGPEPSPATTSPEGQPKVHRARKTMAKPGNGQPPVPEKRPPEVQHFRMSDDVHSLGKVTSDVAKRRKLNSGGGLSEELGSTRGSGEVTLEKGDHRSLEEWETVVGDDFSLYYDSYSVDERVDSDSKSEVEALAEQLSEEEEEEEEEEEEEEEEEEEEEEEEEDEESGNQSDRSGSSGRRKAKKKWRKDSPWVKPTRKRRKREPPRAKEPRGVNGVGSSGPSEYMEVPLGSLELPSEGTLSPNHAGVSNDTSSLETERGFEELPLCSCRMEAPKIDRISERAGHKCMATESVDGELSGCNAAILKRETMRPSSRVALMVLCETHRARMVKHHCCPGCGYFCTAGTFLECHPDFRVAHRFHKACVSQLNGMVFCPHCGEDASEAQEVTIPRGDGVTSPAGTAVPVPPTLAQDAPGRADTSQPSARMRGHGEPRRPPCDPLADTIDSSGPSLTLPNGGCLSAVGLPPGPGREALEKALVIQESERRKKLRFHPRQLYLSVKQGELQKVILMLLDNLDPNFQSDQQSKRTPLHAAAQKGSVEICHVLLQAGANINAVDKQQRTPLMEAVVNNHLELARYMVQRGGCVYSKEEDGSTCLHHAAKIGNLEMVSLLLSTGQVDVNAQDSGGWTPIIWAAEHKHIEVIRMLLTRGADVTLTDNEENICLHWASFTGSAAIAEVLLNARCDLHAVNYHGDTPLHIAARESYHDCVLLFLSRGANPELRNKEGDTAWDLTPERSDVWFALQLNRKLRLGVGNRAIRTEKIICRDVARGYENVPIPCVNGVDGEPCPEDYKYISENCETSTMNIDRNITHLQHCTCVDDCSSSNCLCGQLSIRCWYDKDGRLLQEFNKIEPPLIFECNQACSCWRNCKNRVVQSGIKVRLQLYRTAKMGWGVRALQTIPQGTFICEYVGELISDAEADVREDDSYLFDLDNKDGEVYCIDARYYGNISRFINHLCDPNIIPVRVFMLHQDLRFPRIAFFSSRDIRTGEELGFDYGDRFWDIKSKYFTCQCGSEKCKHSAEAIALEQSRLARMDPHPELLPELGSLPPVNT, encoded by the exons ATGGGGGCGCTGCTGCTGGACCAGGAGCCGCGAGGAGCCACCGAGAGAG TTCacggctccctgggagacactccTCGTAGCGAGGAGACCGTGCCCAAGGCCAGTCCCGActccctggagcctgctggcccctcctctccgGCCTCTGTCACTGTCACCGTGGGCGATGAGGGGGCTGACACCCCTGTAGGGGCTACACCTCTCCTTGGGGACGAACCTGAGAGCCTGGAGGGAGATGGGGACCTGCCTGGGGGCCGAGTCCTGCTGG GCCATGCCACAAAGTCGTTCCCCTCGTCTCCCAGCAAAGGGGGTGCCTGTGCGAGCCGTGCCAAGATGTCCATGACAGGGGCGGGGAAGTCCCCCCCATCTGTGCAGAGCTTGGCTATGAGGCTGCTGAGTATGCCGGGGGCCCAGGGAGCTGCAGCAGCGGGACCTGAGCCCTCTCCAGCCACCACCAGCCCAGAGGGGCAGCCCAAGGTCCACCGAGCCCGGAAAACCATGGCCAAACCAGGAAATGGACAG CCCCCTGTCCCGGAGAAGCGGCCTCCTGAAGTGCAGCACTTCCGCATGAGTGATGATGTCCACTCGCTGGGGAAGGTGACCTCCG ATGTGGCCAAAAGGAGAAAGCTGAACTCAGGAGGTGGCCTG TCAGAGGAGTTGGGTTCTACTCGGGGTTCAGGAGAGGTGACCCTGGAGAAGGGGGACCACAGGTCCCTGGAGGAGTGGGAGACGGTGGTGGGCGATGACTTCAGTCTCTACTATGACTCCTACTCTGTGGATGAGCGCGTGGACTCTGACAGCAAG TCTGAAGTGGAAGCTCTGGCAGAACAACTgagtgaagaggaggaagaagaggaggaggaggaagaagaggaggaagaggaggaggaagaagaggaggaagaggaggaagatgaggagtCAGGCAATCAGTCAGATAGG AGCGGTTCCAGCGGCCGGCGCAAAGCCAAGAAGAAATGGCGGAAGGACAGCCCATGGGTGAAGCCGACTCGGAAGCGACGGAAGCGGGAGCCTCCGCGGGCCAAGGAGCCTCGAG gAGTGAATGGTGTGGGCTCCTCAGGCCCCAGTGAGTACATGGAGGTCCCTCTGGGGTCCCTGGAGCTGCCCAGCGAGGGGACCCTCTCCCCCAACCACGCTG GGGTGTCCAATGACACATCTTCGCTGGAGACCGAGCGGGGCTTTGAGgagctgcctctctgtagctgccGCATGGAGGCGCCCAAGATCGACCGCATCAGCGAGAGAGCGGGGCACAAGTGCATGGCCACTGAGAGTGTGGACGGCGAG CTGTCGGGCTGCAACGCCGCCATCCTCAAGCGGGAGACCATGAGGCCGTCCAGCCGCGTGGCGCTCATGGTGCTCTGCGAGACCCACCGCGCCCGCATGGTCAAGCACCACTGCTGCCCAGGCTGCGGCTACTTCTGCACCGCG GGCACCTTCCTAGAGTGCCACCCGGACTTCCGCGTGGCCCACCGCTTCCACAAGGCCTGTGTGTCCCAGCTGAACGGGATGGTCTTCTGTCCCCACTGTGGGGAAGACGCTTCTGAGGCCCAGGAGGTGACCATCCCCCGGGGGGATGGGGTGACCTCcccagctggcactgcagttcCCGTGCCCCCAACCCTGGCCCAGGATGCCCCTGGGAGAGCAGACACGTCCCAGCCCAG CGCCCGGATGCGTGGGCATGGGGAGCCACGGCGCCCACCCTGCGACCCCCTCGCTGACACCATTGACAGTTCCGGCCCCTCTCTGACCCTGCCCAATGGAGGCTGCCTCTCAGCTGTGGGGctgccaccagggccaggccgggAGGCCCTGGAAAAGGCCCTGGTCATCCAGGAGTCAGAGAG GAGAAAGAAGCTCCGGTTCCACCCCCGGCAGCTGTACCTGTCGGTGAAGCAGGGGGAGCTGCAGAAGGTGATCCTGATGCTGC TGGACAACCTGGACCCCAACTTCCAGAGCGACCAGCAGAGCAAGCGCACGCCCCTGCACGCGGCCGCCCAGAAGGGCTCCGTGGAGATCTGCCACGTGCTGCTGCag GCTGGAGCCAACATCAACGCGGTGGACAAGCAGCAGCGGACACCCCTGATGGAGGCTGTGGTGAACAACCACCTGGAGCTGGCGCGCTACATGGTGCAGCGAGGCGGCTGTGTCTACAGCAAG GAGGAGGATGGCTCCACCTGCCTCCACCATGCAGCCAAAATTGGGAACCTGGAGATGGTCAGTCTGCTGCTCAGCACGGGACAGGTGGACGTCAATGCCCAG GACAGCGGAGGGTGGACGCCCATCATCTGGGCTGCGGAGCACAAGCACATCGAGGTGATCCGCATGCTGCTGACACGGGGTGCCGACGTCACCCTCACTGACAAC GAGGAAAACATCTGCTTGCACTGGGCCTCCTTCACCGGCAGCGCTGCCATCGCTGAGGTCCTCCTGAACGCCCGCTGTGACCTGCACGCCGTGAACTACCACGGGGACACGCCCCTGCACATCGCTGCCAGGGAGAGCTACCACGACTGTGTGCT CCTGTTCCTGTCGCGCGGCGCCAACCCCGAGCTGCGCAACAAGGAGGGGGACACCGCGTGGGATCTGACCCCGGAGCGCTCCGACGTGTGGTTCGCGCTGCAGCTCAACCGCAAGCTCCGGCTCGGGGTGGGCAATCGCGCCATCCGCACGGAGAAGATCATCTGCCG GGATGTGGCTCGAGGCTATGAGAACGTGCCTATTCCCTGTGTCAACGGCGTGGACGGGGAGCCCTGCCCTGAGGATTACAAGTACATCTCAGAGAACTGCGAGACGTCCACCATGAACATCGACCGCAACATCACGCACCTGCAG cactgcaCGTGTGTGGACGACTGCTCCAGCTCCAACTGCCTGTGCGGCCAGCTCAGCATACGATGCTGGTATGATAAG GATGGGCGGCTGCTCCAGGAATTTAACAAGATCGAGCCCCCCCTGATTTTCGAGTGTAACCAGGCATGCTCCTGCTGGAGAAACTGCAAGAACCGGGTGGTGCAGAGCGGCATCAA gGTGCGACTGCAGCTCTACCGGACAGCCAAGATGGGCTGGGGGGTCCGCGCCCTGCAGACCATCCCCCAGGGCACCTTCATCTGCGA GTACGTTGGGGAGCTGATCTCCGACGCTGAGGCCGACGTGAGAGAAGATGACTCTTATCTCTTCGACTTAGACAACAAG GATGGAGAGGTCTACTGCATTGATGCCCGTTACTATGGCAACATCAGCCGCTTCATCAACCACCTGTGCGACCCCAACATCATCCCCGTCCGAGTCTTCATGCTCCACCAGGACCTGCGATTCCCACGCATCGCCTTCTTCAGCTCCCGCGACATCCGGACCGGAGAGGAGCTGGG ATTTGACTATGGTGACCGCTTCTGGGACATCAAAAGCAAATATTTCACGTGCCAGTGTGGCTCTGAGAAGTGCAAGCACTCAGCCGAGGCCATCGCCCTGGAGCAGAGCCGCCTGGCCCGGATGGATCCTCACCCCGAGCTCCTGCCTGAGCTCGGCTCCCTGCCCCCTGTCAACACCtga